A genomic segment from Thermogemmatispora onikobensis encodes:
- a CDS encoding nuclear transport factor 2 family protein: MSKAARLVALASALEQKDYQRAAAYLADHFVYYGTGTQHLSKPQFLELLQTLQSALPTLRFHLQHLCETGNRVTAHLQFAGLPVQSSPAEASESLEAGLECTFEGAFITGLRVKAPPQQKAAEETLRAPGAALRQS, from the coding sequence ATGAGTAAGGCAGCAAGGCTAGTGGCGCTTGCCTCGGCTCTGGAACAGAAGGATTACCAGCGAGCCGCCGCCTATCTCGCTGACCACTTCGTGTATTATGGGACTGGCACGCAGCATCTCAGCAAACCTCAATTTCTGGAGCTGCTGCAGACACTTCAGAGCGCTCTTCCCACCTTACGCTTCCACCTGCAACATTTGTGCGAGACGGGGAATCGCGTGACCGCGCATCTGCAATTTGCCGGCCTGCCCGTCCAATCCTCCCCTGCCGAAGCGAGTGAGTCGCTGGAGGCCGGACTGGAGTGTACTTTCGAGGGGGCCTTTATCACGGGCCTTCGCGTCAAGGCCCCACCCCAGCAGAAAGCTGCGGAGGAGACGCTGCGTGCGCCAGGAGCCGCGCTTCGCCAGAGCTAA
- a CDS encoding type III-B CRISPR module-associated Cmr3 family protein yields the protein MYLFIEPHETLLFRSGRPFDAGEVNFAESLFPPTPETLQGSLRELIARHWDQRKSLPELLRDPALTALIGNQTGYGRLRIRLITLARRQKAQNGAQRFELLYPMPAHLLRAPHQPGSPSKRLLRLKPASPAGLWTNLPQGQQLLYPEGQEQAQPLGKGSKLRGWLTAEGLEAALRSNTEMSETMIISNSEIYEEEPRTGIARQERTRTTEEGMLYTIYTVRLRPSYGFLVDLRLAQTADPLSDQLLPDEQTALLLRLPAPPTHFAHTLGGESRPVTVWLIDPQATPVRAAAPQTPDHLSGQRLLLYLATPAIFRKGWQPERWPADLGAPIAAAISGYQWIGGWQMNPSHHGGQSKTARRCVPAGSVYFFDKKTDRDLYQLTDIGKEIGYGMILKGVW from the coding sequence GTGTATCTTTTCATCGAGCCACATGAGACGCTCCTCTTTCGCAGTGGGCGCCCCTTCGATGCCGGCGAGGTCAACTTTGCCGAATCGCTCTTCCCCCCCACTCCTGAAACCTTACAGGGGTCGCTGCGGGAGCTGATCGCTCGCCACTGGGACCAGCGCAAGAGCCTGCCCGAGCTCCTGCGTGATCCGGCCCTGACAGCCCTGATCGGTAACCAGACAGGCTATGGTCGCCTGCGCATCAGGCTGATCACGCTCGCGCGCCGTCAGAAGGCGCAGAACGGCGCTCAGCGCTTTGAGCTGCTCTATCCCATGCCGGCCCACTTGCTGCGCGCACCGCACCAGCCAGGCTCCCCCTCCAAACGCCTGCTCCGCCTGAAACCGGCCTCGCCCGCTGGCCTCTGGACCAATCTCCCTCAAGGGCAGCAGCTACTTTATCCCGAAGGCCAAGAGCAGGCGCAACCGCTTGGCAAGGGGAGCAAGCTGCGAGGCTGGCTGACAGCAGAAGGATTAGAGGCAGCCTTGCGCTCCAACACTGAGATGAGCGAGACTATGATCATCTCCAACAGCGAGATCTACGAGGAAGAGCCACGCACGGGAATCGCTCGCCAGGAGCGCACGCGTACGACAGAGGAGGGTATGCTTTATACCATCTACACTGTGCGCCTGCGACCCAGCTATGGCTTTCTTGTCGATCTGCGCCTGGCTCAGACAGCCGACCCTCTCAGCGATCAGTTGCTACCTGATGAGCAAACCGCTTTGCTCTTGCGCCTGCCCGCGCCCCCGACGCACTTCGCCCATACCCTGGGCGGCGAGAGCCGTCCTGTGACCGTCTGGCTGATTGATCCCCAGGCTACACCGGTGCGGGCCGCCGCGCCTCAGACGCCAGATCACCTCAGCGGGCAGCGGCTCCTGCTTTATCTGGCCACCCCAGCGATCTTCAGAAAGGGCTGGCAACCTGAGCGCTGGCCCGCAGATCTCGGCGCACCTATTGCTGCGGCTATCAGTGGCTACCAGTGGATTGGCGGATGGCAGATGAACCCCAGTCATCACGGTGGTCAGAGCAAAACAGCCCGGCGCTGCGTTCCTGCAGGAAGCGTCTACTTTTTTGACAAGAAAACAGATAGAGATCTCTACCAGCTAACAGATATCGGCAAAGAAATAGGCTATGGTATGATCCTTAAAGGAGTCTGGTGA
- the cmr4 gene encoding type III-B CRISPR module RAMP protein Cmr4, producing the protein MITATSMMYIYTETSLHAGVGSGLSSIELPIQRERHTQYPMIQGSSIKGKLRALIVDQCGNKSDRRVEALFGHERETQETDRLHAGALIVGDARILLFPVRSLRGVFAYTTSLDVLERFRKDLTHIHQEQTFPQLPPERPTNGQALVTEDSEVITSEEKSGLLLEEFSFEVSKNQQVTSVAHWLAEHALPLDGYWAGKLRSSLVVLSDDDFRDFALYSTELITRIALNQSTKTVEERALWTEEHLPADTLLYAPIYATNERRPSEQGQQPRHGLELLQEAQTLSQQAGPYLQLGGDETVGRGFVKVRWSPAVPLTSTTTGKP; encoded by the coding sequence ATGATTACAGCGACGAGCATGATGTACATCTACACAGAAACGTCCTTGCACGCCGGTGTAGGCAGTGGCCTGAGCAGTATCGAGTTGCCGATCCAGCGCGAGCGCCATACCCAGTATCCCATGATCCAGGGCAGCAGCATCAAAGGGAAACTGCGCGCGTTGATCGTCGATCAGTGCGGCAACAAGTCCGATAGGCGGGTCGAGGCGCTTTTTGGCCACGAGCGCGAAACTCAAGAGACCGACCGGCTTCACGCTGGAGCCTTGATTGTCGGAGATGCCCGCATCCTGCTCTTCCCTGTGCGTTCTCTCCGGGGAGTTTTCGCTTATACTACCTCTCTTGATGTCCTGGAGCGCTTTCGAAAGGATCTCACCCACATCCACCAGGAGCAGACTTTTCCGCAGTTGCCGCCGGAGCGACCGACGAACGGCCAGGCGCTGGTTACTGAGGATTCAGAGGTGATCACTTCCGAGGAGAAGTCAGGCCTGCTGCTGGAAGAGTTCAGTTTCGAGGTCAGCAAGAACCAGCAGGTGACCAGTGTGGCGCACTGGCTGGCGGAGCACGCCCTCCCGCTTGACGGCTACTGGGCCGGCAAGCTGCGGTCTTCGCTGGTCGTCCTCTCCGATGACGATTTCCGCGACTTCGCCCTCTACTCAACCGAGCTGATCACGCGCATCGCCCTTAATCAGAGCACGAAGACGGTCGAAGAGCGCGCCCTCTGGACAGAGGAACATCTGCCTGCAGATACCCTGCTCTACGCTCCTATCTACGCGACCAACGAGCGACGTCCCAGCGAGCAGGGCCAACAGCCGCGTCATGGCCTGGAACTGCTCCAAGAGGCTCAGACACTCAGCCAGCAGGCCGGCCCCTACCTGCAGCTCGGTGGCGACGAGACAGTAGGGCGTGGCTTCGTCAAGGTGCGCTGGAGTCCTGCAGTTCCACTCACCAGCACCACCACCGGTAAGCCCTAA
- the cmr6 gene encoding type III-B CRISPR module RAMP protein Cmr6, with protein sequence MLACPNLGLQLHRYIPSAVLQFSLGSDSKAFPAARQQWLQALAQGYQPDQALATGAYQRWQAFTRALNALHFKAEIDWRLVVGLGGNSVLETDLTLHRNYSLPIIPGSALKGLTRNYATQEDWEVAIPDEQGQPRQRKKAEADLNRLFGTLDQAGSVIFFDAIPLEGQARLELDVMTPHYPDYYQKNRPPSNDQSPVPITFLTVAKTTFAFAIAPRTPTPGDRADTVLALALLKQALADYGIGGKTSAGYGYFHQAAESPVANNAPLAGREEEGEGMEEARAQARELAALTPEQLQRKGSLELLSTLRKMRSPAAKRLLAREIEKIYRQKGVDLQKKSEFFKQIEQIIQEKDIHQ encoded by the coding sequence GTGCTAGCCTGCCCCAACCTGGGACTGCAGCTTCACCGCTACATTCCCAGCGCGGTTCTTCAGTTCTCGCTGGGCTCCGATAGCAAAGCGTTCCCGGCGGCGCGCCAGCAGTGGCTGCAGGCCCTGGCCCAAGGCTACCAACCCGACCAGGCCCTCGCCACAGGCGCGTACCAGCGCTGGCAGGCCTTCACCCGCGCCCTGAACGCCCTTCATTTCAAGGCCGAGATCGACTGGCGCCTGGTGGTTGGCCTGGGCGGTAACTCTGTGCTGGAGACCGACCTGACCCTGCACCGCAACTATAGTCTGCCCATTATCCCCGGCAGTGCCCTTAAAGGTCTGACGCGCAACTACGCCACTCAAGAGGACTGGGAAGTCGCCATCCCCGACGAGCAAGGCCAGCCTCGGCAGAGAAAGAAAGCGGAAGCTGACCTGAACCGCCTTTTCGGCACCCTCGATCAGGCCGGCAGCGTCATCTTTTTCGACGCCATTCCACTCGAAGGACAGGCCAGGCTGGAACTAGACGTCATGACGCCCCACTATCCCGACTATTATCAGAAGAACAGGCCGCCCAGTAACGATCAATCCCCAGTGCCGATCACCTTTCTCACCGTGGCCAAGACTACCTTTGCCTTCGCCATCGCCCCACGTACTCCCACACCTGGCGACCGCGCCGATACCGTCCTCGCTCTGGCCCTGCTCAAGCAGGCTCTGGCGGACTACGGCATCGGCGGCAAGACCAGCGCCGGCTACGGCTACTTCCATCAGGCAGCCGAGTCTCCTGTCGCCAACAACGCTCCCCTCGCAGGGCGGGAAGAGGAAGGCGAGGGCATGGAGGAAGCGCGGGCCCAAGCCAGGGAACTGGCAGCCCTCACCCCCGAACAGCTTCAACGGAAAGGAAGCCTGGAGCTTCTGAGCACTTTGAGGAAAATGCGCTCGCCCGCCGCAAAACGCCTGCTGGCCCGAGAGATCGAAAAGATCTACCGTCAGAAAGGAGTCGATCTTCAGAAAAAATCAGAATTCTTCAAACAAATAGAACAAATTATACAAGAGAAGGATATCCACCAATGA
- a CDS encoding aldehyde dehydrogenase family protein has protein sequence MSTSSTRHGSPHFPTVSGSIAPSTQQDMDAAVQALQAHKDHWVAVPVRERIAILEQLLSNFVAIAPRWVEVSLKAKGLAPDEPAASEEWGAGVLPVINNLRQLRQSLLDIERYGHPRIPGPVLTMPNGQVAARVFPQSVYDRLFFMGLTAEIWMEPGVSISELPRTQALIYQDRQHNGKVALVLGAGNVASIGPMDILYKLFVEDQVVLFKANPVNAYLGPLLSEAFRPLIDRGFLRLVYGGAEEGAYLCQHPGVEEIHITGSDKTYEAIVFGPGPEGARRKAARQPLINKRVTGELGNVSPFIVVPGPWTARDLAYQAAHIVSSLTNNAGFNCNATRVLIQHAGWEQRPELLNAIRRVLQTVPPRLAYYPGASERQRAFVSEHPEAELYGQASDGRLPWTLITGLDPEREGDICYTTEAFCSLFAETTLAAESIADYIDRAVAFANERLWGTLNATLIVHPESLKIPAIAHAVERAVANLRYGTVGVNYWAGIGFALAATTWGAFPGHDSYDIQSGIGVVHNTLMFSRAQKSVLRGPFRSTPTPLWFVTEGRKALKTFPKLIEFLAAPSPTKLPAILLSATVG, from the coding sequence ATGAGCACCAGCAGCACCCGACACGGCTCTCCTCACTTCCCCACCGTGAGCGGCAGTATTGCCCCATCCACGCAGCAGGACATGGATGCCGCCGTGCAGGCGCTGCAGGCCCACAAAGACCACTGGGTCGCAGTGCCGGTGCGCGAGCGCATTGCCATCTTAGAGCAGCTCCTCAGCAACTTCGTTGCCATCGCCCCGCGCTGGGTTGAGGTCAGCCTCAAAGCCAAAGGCCTCGCCCCCGACGAGCCGGCGGCCAGCGAAGAGTGGGGAGCGGGCGTCTTACCCGTCATCAACAACCTGCGCCAGCTCCGGCAGTCGTTGCTCGACATCGAGCGCTACGGCCATCCCCGGATTCCCGGCCCGGTGCTGACCATGCCCAACGGGCAGGTAGCCGCGCGCGTCTTTCCCCAGAGCGTCTACGACCGCCTCTTTTTTATGGGCCTCACCGCGGAGATCTGGATGGAACCGGGGGTCAGCATCAGCGAGCTTCCACGTACCCAGGCTCTCATCTACCAGGACCGTCAACACAACGGTAAAGTGGCGCTCGTGCTAGGCGCCGGTAACGTCGCTAGCATCGGGCCGATGGATATTCTTTACAAACTCTTCGTCGAAGATCAGGTTGTCCTGTTCAAAGCCAATCCGGTAAACGCCTATCTTGGGCCGCTCCTGAGCGAGGCTTTCCGACCCCTGATCGATCGCGGCTTCCTGCGCCTGGTCTACGGTGGCGCCGAAGAAGGGGCCTATCTTTGCCAGCATCCGGGCGTCGAGGAGATCCACATCACTGGCTCCGACAAAACCTACGAGGCCATTGTCTTCGGCCCCGGTCCTGAAGGGGCCCGGCGCAAAGCCGCCCGCCAACCTCTGATCAACAAACGAGTCACCGGCGAGCTGGGCAATGTCAGCCCGTTCATCGTTGTTCCCGGCCCCTGGACGGCGCGCGATCTCGCTTATCAGGCCGCCCACATCGTTAGCTCTTTAACCAATAATGCCGGCTTTAACTGCAACGCTACGCGCGTGCTGATCCAGCATGCCGGCTGGGAGCAGCGGCCCGAGCTGCTCAACGCTATCCGGCGTGTCTTGCAGACCGTTCCTCCACGCCTGGCCTACTATCCCGGCGCCAGCGAGCGCCAACGAGCCTTCGTCTCCGAGCATCCCGAGGCCGAGCTGTACGGACAGGCCAGCGATGGGCGACTCCCCTGGACCCTCATCACCGGCCTTGATCCCGAGCGCGAGGGCGATATCTGCTATACTACCGAAGCTTTCTGCAGCCTCTTTGCCGAAACCACCCTGGCTGCCGAGAGCATCGCCGACTATATCGATCGGGCCGTGGCTTTCGCCAATGAACGGCTCTGGGGGACGCTCAATGCCACCCTGATTGTCCACCCCGAATCGCTGAAGATTCCAGCCATCGCCCACGCCGTCGAGCGCGCCGTCGCCAACCTGCGCTATGGCACCGTCGGTGTCAACTACTGGGCCGGTATCGGCTTCGCTCTGGCTGCAACTACCTGGGGCGCTTTCCCCGGTCACGACAGCTACGATATCCAGTCTGGCATTGGCGTGGTTCACAATACCCTGATGTTCTCCCGTGCACAGAAATCTGTGCTGCGTGGCCCCTTCCGCAGTACACCTACCCCGCTTTGGTTTGTGACCGAGGGGCGCAAGGCCCTCAAGACCTTTCCAAAATTGATCGAGTTTCTGGCCGCACCTTCACCGACGAAGCTCCCGGCCATTCTGCTCTCAGCCACTGTCGGCTGA
- the cmr5 gene encoding type III-B CRISPR module-associated protein Cmr5: MIEEKKPIRRLLEQERGKFAWNCIQEIKKLPSAELQAEYRTRALTFNQMVQINGLGATLGFLRAKAIEEKKTKTADQKASPGQPSAKSTQQDQQRQLKSYGYLLKHLTEWMARRRFIPPIEKKSERWEDETQGDQNKQVDALLLWIIQEASSNDYRRATTECLAFGDWLRRFAEAELEKEENKESAKSGQ, translated from the coding sequence ATGATAGAAGAGAAAAAACCCATACGACGACTGCTGGAACAAGAGCGGGGCAAGTTTGCCTGGAACTGCATTCAAGAGATAAAGAAGCTCCCCTCAGCCGAGCTGCAGGCCGAATATCGCACACGGGCCTTAACCTTTAACCAGATGGTGCAGATCAACGGCCTGGGGGCCACCCTCGGCTTTCTCAGAGCAAAAGCGATTGAAGAGAAGAAGACGAAGACAGCTGATCAGAAGGCATCTCCAGGCCAGCCTTCGGCGAAGAGCACTCAGCAAGATCAACAAAGACAGCTAAAATCTTATGGTTACCTGTTGAAGCATCTTACCGAGTGGATGGCCAGGCGTAGGTTTATTCCCCCCATCGAAAAGAAGAGCGAGAGGTGGGAGGACGAAACGCAAGGTGACCAGAACAAGCAAGTGGACGCTCTCCTGCTCTGGATCATTCAGGAGGCCAGCAGCAACGATTACCGCCGGGCAACAACCGAGTGTCTGGCCTTCGGCGACTGGTTGCGCCGCTTCGCCGAGGCTGAGCTGGAGAAAGAGGAGAACAAGGAGTCTGCCAAGTCCGGGCAGTAG
- a CDS encoding outer membrane protein assembly factor BamB family protein produces the protein MSTTGYADRERGAYEPGRGRAWFWKPGQLLLVALLLCLLAACGGNTTGGTVTPTVASSPSLSLPTPTASVAATGGGSDWTTYHRDNSRSGYIAGVPDPARLVSLWTTHLDGAVYAEPLVVHGRVIVATEGDSLYALNARNGSVLWHTRVGTPVPLATLPCGNIDPLGITGTPVYDPATNLVFAVAEVSGPRHILVGVDADSGVLKFSRSVDPPGADPRVHQQRAALALANGRIYIAYGGLYGDCGDYRGRVVAVPTTNPQAAMLAFAVPTPREGGIWAPAGPAVDASGNIYVSVGNGAVTSGDWDHSDSVLRLSPTLQLEDGFAPTQWASDNAADLDLSSLGPVLLPNGLLFIAGKSGIAYLLRANALGGVGGQLQEQKLCDAYGGAARVDSVIYLPCSLGVLQVSIGSGPRLIRGWQAPANINGSPIVAGNTVYVVDRTGALYALNRQTGAVRARLSIEPTSRFATPTLVGRTLLIGTMNGVVAVGIA, from the coding sequence ATGTCCACAACAGGATACGCAGATCGAGAAAGAGGCGCTTATGAACCGGGAAGAGGAAGAGCCTGGTTCTGGAAGCCTGGGCAGTTGCTGCTGGTAGCGCTGCTTCTGTGCCTGCTGGCCGCCTGCGGTGGGAATACGACGGGAGGGACTGTCACCCCGACGGTTGCCTCCTCGCCGTCCTTGTCCTTGCCCACGCCGACGGCCAGCGTTGCGGCGACTGGAGGAGGAAGCGACTGGACCACCTACCATCGAGACAACTCCCGCAGTGGCTACATCGCTGGCGTTCCTGATCCGGCCCGCCTGGTCTCGCTCTGGACCACCCACCTGGACGGGGCAGTCTATGCCGAGCCTCTCGTCGTGCACGGGCGAGTCATCGTCGCGACCGAAGGTGACTCCCTCTATGCTCTGAATGCAAGAAATGGCAGCGTGCTCTGGCACACCAGAGTTGGGACGCCTGTCCCGCTGGCGACTCTGCCCTGTGGCAATATCGATCCTCTGGGCATCACCGGCACCCCGGTCTATGATCCGGCTACCAACCTCGTCTTTGCTGTAGCCGAAGTGAGTGGGCCGCGGCACATACTTGTCGGCGTTGACGCTGATAGTGGGGTCCTCAAATTCAGCCGCAGCGTCGACCCGCCAGGGGCAGATCCGCGAGTGCACCAGCAGCGCGCTGCCCTGGCTCTAGCTAATGGGCGTATCTACATTGCCTATGGGGGACTCTACGGCGACTGCGGCGACTATCGTGGGCGTGTCGTAGCGGTGCCGACCACCAACCCGCAAGCGGCCATGCTCGCCTTTGCCGTTCCCACGCCCCGCGAGGGTGGTATCTGGGCCCCTGCCGGTCCGGCGGTTGATGCGTCAGGCAACATCTATGTCTCGGTGGGCAATGGGGCTGTTACCTCGGGCGACTGGGATCATAGTGACTCAGTGCTGCGTCTCTCTCCCACGCTCCAGCTCGAGGATGGCTTTGCGCCGACCCAGTGGGCCAGTGATAACGCCGCCGATCTCGATCTTAGCTCTCTAGGGCCTGTCCTGCTTCCCAATGGCTTGCTCTTCATCGCTGGAAAATCAGGCATTGCCTATCTATTGCGCGCCAACGCTCTAGGTGGTGTGGGGGGACAGCTCCAGGAGCAGAAGCTTTGCGATGCCTATGGTGGGGCGGCGCGCGTTGACAGCGTCATCTATCTCCCCTGCTCGCTCGGCGTGCTTCAGGTGAGTATCGGCAGCGGCCCGCGTCTCATCCGCGGCTGGCAGGCGCCAGCCAATATCAACGGCTCGCCTATCGTAGCCGGAAATACCGTCTACGTTGTAGATCGCACCGGGGCGCTCTATGCGCTCAATCGTCAGACGGGAGCGGTCCGCGCTCGCCTCTCGATTGAGCCAACCTCCCGCTTTGCCACGCCGACGCTGGTGGGGCGTACTCTCCTCATTGGCACAATGAACGGAGTGGTCGCGGTAGGAATCGCCTGA